A genome region from Paradevosia shaoguanensis includes the following:
- a CDS encoding plasmid stabilization protein, translating into MPRGDKSKYTDKQERKADHIAEGYEDRGVSEKEAERRAWATVNKESGGGNKSGSGRGKPDTHSSAKRGGKIGGAASASRSAAAKSASAKKAAETRKRNAAHHVSH; encoded by the coding sequence ATACCAAGAGGCGACAAATCCAAATACACCGACAAGCAAGAGCGCAAAGCTGATCACATAGCTGAGGGATACGAGGATCGCGGCGTCTCCGAAAAGGAGGCGGAACGCAGAGCTTGGGCCACGGTAAACAAAGAAAGTGGCGGCGGAAACAAGTCCGGTTCGGGACGAGGCAAGCCTGATACTCACTCTTCAGCCAAGCGCGGCGGAAAAATTGGTGGGGCGGCCTCAGCAAGCCGGTCCGCAGCAGCCAAATCGGCGTCGGCCAAGAAGGCGGCGGAAACGCGTAAGCGTAACGCCGCTCATCACGTGAGCCACTAA
- the treZ gene encoding malto-oligosyltrehalose trehalohydrolase, which translates to MKFGTQITRDGVRFRLWAPQCESVSLRLIESQKTTRMTALPRGWFEVSIVGIGDGAKYLFVMEDRSMVPDPASRFQPQDVDGASQVIDPRTFEWTDRGWPGRPWEEAIIYEIHIGCFTEEGTFRAAIDKLDHLIELGVTMIELMPIADFKGRWNWGYDGSLLFAPDSSYGRPEDLKALINAAHIRGISVILDVVYNHFGPQGNYLGIYAPAFSPKHETPWGSAVNFDDDGASMVREFIYANARYWLNEYRFDGLRFDAIHEIKDDGPKHVLQDLAEQIRASTDGRHIHLVAENSANQAGWLKRKEDGTPWLYTAQWANDIHHCLHTAATGESFLYYADYVGRRDLLARSLAEGLAWQGEYMKHEQETKGESSSFLPATAFVSFLQDHDEIGNRPGGERIHLLANEQACRTMTAIVLLSPQIPLLFMGEEWAADQPFLFFSDMADLAEEIRQQRREQLRSLPNYDRMTDPMSQQAFAKSKLDWGALSKDGHRRYLSLYRRLIGIRAEQIAPRLGGMRGNSGSYELLGSHGVKVSWILGDKSTLSLFANLSDGPLDDVNVWSGDHLWLEGVASGDSLAAWSAVFTLRSLQDRTD; encoded by the coding sequence ATGAAATTCGGAACGCAGATCACCCGGGATGGCGTACGGTTCCGGTTATGGGCCCCCCAATGCGAAAGCGTCTCATTGAGATTGATCGAAAGTCAGAAAACAACGCGGATGACCGCCCTACCCCGCGGATGGTTCGAAGTCTCAATCGTGGGCATAGGGGATGGAGCGAAGTATCTATTCGTCATGGAAGACCGCAGCATGGTCCCAGACCCCGCTTCTCGTTTCCAGCCCCAGGACGTGGATGGCGCGAGCCAGGTGATCGACCCGCGCACGTTCGAATGGACCGATCGAGGATGGCCGGGCCGCCCGTGGGAAGAGGCCATCATTTATGAAATCCACATCGGCTGCTTTACGGAAGAAGGCACCTTCCGAGCGGCAATCGACAAGCTCGATCATCTGATCGAGCTAGGCGTCACGATGATCGAGCTGATGCCTATTGCCGACTTTAAGGGGCGCTGGAACTGGGGATACGATGGTTCCCTGCTTTTCGCACCCGATTCGAGTTATGGGCGTCCGGAAGACCTCAAGGCCTTGATCAACGCCGCACATATCCGCGGTATCTCTGTGATATTGGACGTAGTTTACAACCATTTCGGCCCCCAAGGAAACTATCTGGGCATCTATGCCCCTGCCTTTAGTCCGAAACACGAAACACCGTGGGGATCGGCCGTGAATTTCGACGACGACGGTGCGAGCATGGTCCGCGAATTCATCTATGCCAACGCCAGGTACTGGCTGAACGAATACCGCTTCGACGGACTTAGATTCGATGCCATCCACGAAATCAAGGATGATGGACCGAAGCATGTACTCCAGGACTTGGCTGAACAGATCAGAGCATCAACAGACGGACGACATATCCATTTGGTGGCCGAGAATTCGGCCAATCAGGCGGGCTGGCTTAAGCGGAAGGAAGACGGGACGCCGTGGCTTTACACCGCGCAATGGGCCAATGACATCCATCATTGCCTCCACACGGCCGCCACCGGGGAGTCGTTTCTGTACTACGCAGACTATGTCGGTCGTCGAGATTTGCTGGCCCGCTCACTCGCCGAGGGGTTAGCGTGGCAGGGTGAGTATATGAAACACGAGCAGGAGACGAAGGGAGAATCCAGTTCCTTCCTACCTGCGACCGCGTTCGTCTCATTCCTTCAGGACCACGACGAGATCGGCAACAGGCCAGGCGGTGAGCGCATTCATCTGCTGGCCAACGAACAGGCATGCCGCACGATGACGGCGATCGTCCTTTTATCTCCGCAAATCCCCTTATTGTTCATGGGTGAGGAATGGGCAGCCGACCAGCCCTTCCTCTTTTTCAGTGACATGGCGGATCTGGCAGAGGAAATTCGGCAGCAACGTCGCGAGCAATTGCGGTCCCTTCCCAACTACGATCGCATGACCGACCCTATGAGCCAGCAGGCGTTCGCCAAGTCGAAGCTGGACTGGGGGGCGCTTTCAAAAGACGGACACCGCAGGTATCTGTCCCTTTACCGCCGTCTCATTGGCATCAGAGCAGAGCAAATCGCCCCTCGGCTCGGCGGTATGCGAGGCAACAGCGGAAGCTACGAGCTCCTTGGCAGCCATGGCGTGAAGGTGTCGTGGATACTCGGGGACAAATCGACCCTGTCGCTTTTTGCCAACCTATCGGATGGGCCTCTCGATGACGTCAACGTCTGGTCCGGCGATCACCTTTGGCTCGAAGGGGTCGCCTCCGGAGATAGCTTGGCCGCCTGGAGTGCCGTCTTTACCTTGCGATCACTTCAGGATCGAACGGATTAA
- a CDS encoding cysteine hydrolase family protein has protein sequence MKPQLFSAAVHLCVDMQRLFCESTEWYTPWMERMLPNVVRLVEPRPERTVFTRFIPASSPDEANGAWRDYYRRYRSMTLSEMDPGWVALHPELERYVPPAAVFDKPAYSPWWSGQLHRLLRRSGVSVLILSGGESDICVLATLLGAIDLGYRVILVRDALYGSADPTHDAIMEVYTNRFGMQLDLVELDEVLEFWRAVG, from the coding sequence ATGAAACCTCAGCTCTTTTCCGCAGCAGTGCATCTTTGCGTCGACATGCAAAGGCTCTTTTGCGAGTCCACCGAATGGTATACCCCATGGATGGAGCGTATGCTCCCCAACGTGGTGAGGTTGGTAGAGCCGCGGCCGGAGCGAACGGTTTTCACACGTTTCATTCCCGCTTCGTCTCCAGACGAAGCCAACGGTGCGTGGCGCGACTATTACCGCCGCTACCGATCGATGACGTTGTCGGAGATGGACCCGGGCTGGGTGGCTCTCCATCCGGAACTGGAACGATATGTCCCGCCCGCGGCGGTCTTCGATAAACCCGCCTACAGTCCGTGGTGGTCGGGACAATTGCATCGCCTGCTTCGACGAAGCGGAGTCTCGGTCCTGATCCTCAGCGGAGGCGAGTCTGACATTTGCGTGCTGGCGACATTGCTCGGCGCCATTGACCTCGGATACCGCGTCATATTGGTGCGGGACGCTCTCTACGGTTCGGCCGATCCTACCCACGACGCCATTATGGAGGTCTACACAAATCGGTTCGGCATGCAACTGGACCTGGTCGAACTCGACGAAGTCCTCGAGTTCTGGAGGGCGGTGGGATGA
- a CDS encoding Ku protein — translation MAVRPFWKGYLKLSLVTCSVTLTPATTEGEKVRFHTINRKTGDRIYTSYVDAISGKTVERKDQVKAYEKGEDDYVILEDKELESVQLKSARTIDIDEFAPADSIEWVYYDSPYFLVPADEVGEEAFIVIREAMANSDVVGIARLVIGSRERAVMLQPWGNGILLWTLRFGDEVRDENEYWAKVDDEPVDKKMLDMVVKLIEDRTTLWSDDMVADPVQSQLLKIIKSKRGRSKKPSPPSSTAHQEDDGTSNVIDLMAALKKSLESKTGSSKKSN, via the coding sequence GTGGCTGTTCGACCATTCTGGAAGGGATATCTGAAGCTCTCCCTCGTGACGTGCTCCGTCACCCTCACCCCCGCGACGACCGAGGGGGAGAAGGTGCGTTTTCATACGATCAATCGAAAAACCGGCGATCGTATCTACACCAGCTACGTCGATGCCATTTCGGGTAAGACCGTAGAGAGGAAGGATCAGGTCAAAGCATACGAAAAAGGCGAGGACGACTACGTAATCCTTGAGGACAAGGAACTGGAGTCCGTTCAACTCAAAAGCGCCAGAACGATCGATATTGACGAGTTCGCTCCAGCGGACAGCATCGAATGGGTCTATTACGATAGTCCATACTTCCTGGTTCCGGCCGACGAAGTCGGCGAAGAAGCGTTCATCGTCATCCGTGAAGCCATGGCCAACAGCGATGTCGTCGGTATTGCACGCCTGGTTATCGGCAGCCGCGAGCGCGCTGTGATGCTCCAGCCATGGGGCAATGGCATCCTCCTCTGGACCCTGCGGTTCGGCGATGAAGTTCGCGACGAGAATGAGTACTGGGCCAAAGTTGATGATGAACCTGTCGATAAAAAGATGCTCGACATGGTGGTTAAGCTAATCGAGGACCGAACCACGTTATGGTCAGACGATATGGTTGCAGATCCGGTCCAGTCTCAATTGCTCAAAATCATCAAATCCAAGCGGGGACGTAGCAAGAAGCCATCGCCTCCATCGTCGACAGCGCATCAGGAAGATGATGGCACAAGCAATGTCATCGACCTCATGGCCGCCCTCAAGAAGAGCTTGGAAAGCAAGACCGGCTCTTCGAAGAAGTCAAACTAG